A single window of Intrasporangium calvum DSM 43043 DNA harbors:
- a CDS encoding TetR/AcrR family transcriptional regulator — translation MATAVTRQERMQRRRVEIIQAAVELFQELGFHAATTHQVAERAGLSVGLIYQYFGNKEDLLRSVIVDILGQFRDRIPSAIAAAGPDPVARLRAGYRAYVDVIDENREGALLTYREGLTLSPDGRDEIKKLEIETAAPLRDVILEGIASGAFTDVDAELVVHNLVLTAHGWALKHWRLAKTYDVDGYADRQLDLLLRAIRP, via the coding sequence GTGGCAACCGCGGTCACGCGCCAGGAGCGCATGCAGCGCCGCCGGGTGGAGATCATCCAGGCCGCGGTCGAGCTCTTCCAGGAGCTCGGGTTCCACGCGGCCACCACTCATCAGGTGGCCGAGCGAGCCGGCCTGAGTGTCGGCCTGATCTACCAGTACTTCGGCAACAAGGAAGACCTGCTGCGCTCCGTCATCGTCGACATCCTCGGGCAGTTCCGGGACCGGATCCCGTCGGCCATAGCGGCGGCCGGTCCCGACCCCGTGGCTCGTCTCCGGGCGGGCTACCGGGCCTACGTCGACGTCATCGACGAGAACCGGGAGGGCGCGCTGCTCACCTACCGCGAGGGCCTCACCCTGTCGCCGGACGGCCGCGACGAGATCAAGAAGCTCGAGATCGAGACCGCCGCGCCGCTCCGGGACGTCATCCTCGAGGGGATCGCGTCAGGCGCCTTCACCGACGTGGACGCCGAGCTCGTGGTCCACAACCTCGTGCTCACTGCCCATGGCTGGGCACTGAAGCACTGGCGCCTCGCGAAGACCTACGACGTCGACGGCTACGCCGACCGTCAGCTCGATCTGCTGCTCCGCGCCATCCGCCCCTGA
- a CDS encoding AMP-binding protein, giving the protein MTFETRLNDELIAKYTDGGFWVNRLITDYLDEWAERTPDKVAFIDSRRQVTYAELRAEVDRCALGLLELGIEPGDVVSFQLPNWIDWVVLHYACTRIGAISNPLIPIYREREVAFMVGLAGSKLIVVPREFRGFDHVSLVESLKPDWPALDHILVVGGPEAPASWEVFMSTPWEERRDPAELAALRPDPNDVTLLIFTSGTTGEPKGVMHSHNTVVAANNPLPERLGISTESVIHMASTLAHLTGFLYGARLPVQNGATGILQDIWDPKEFIGLVERHGITYTSAATPFLHDVLSVPDVNQHPMSTLSRFCCMGAPIPRALVRRAKELLPSMAVLGGWGQTENALVTLGIPGDPEEKVVETDGYPWPGMQIRTVDFDGVPVPAGTEGRLQVQGPFLFVGYANRMKMTQDSFEGDWFDTGDLAIIDEDGYVKLSGRTKDVIIRGGENIPVAYVENALYEDPRIESVAIVGLPDPRLQERAAAVVTLTPGSTLSFEEMQVLLKEKGIAKQYWPERLEVIDALPRTASGKIQKFQLRDRFGETS; this is encoded by the coding sequence ATGACCTTCGAGACACGCCTCAACGACGAGCTGATCGCGAAGTACACCGATGGCGGGTTCTGGGTGAACCGCCTCATCACCGACTACCTCGACGAGTGGGCCGAGCGCACACCGGACAAGGTGGCCTTCATCGACTCCCGTCGTCAAGTCACCTACGCGGAGCTCCGCGCCGAGGTCGACCGCTGCGCGCTCGGGCTTCTCGAGCTGGGCATCGAGCCGGGTGACGTCGTGTCGTTCCAGCTGCCCAACTGGATCGATTGGGTGGTCCTGCACTACGCCTGCACGCGGATCGGCGCGATCAGCAACCCCCTCATCCCGATCTACCGGGAGCGAGAGGTCGCGTTCATGGTCGGGCTGGCCGGCTCGAAGCTCATCGTCGTCCCGCGCGAGTTCAGGGGCTTCGACCACGTCTCGCTGGTGGAGTCGCTCAAGCCCGACTGGCCGGCCCTCGACCACATCCTGGTCGTCGGCGGCCCCGAGGCGCCCGCCTCCTGGGAGGTGTTCATGTCGACGCCATGGGAGGAGCGGCGCGACCCCGCCGAGTTGGCCGCGCTGCGGCCCGACCCCAACGACGTGACGCTGCTCATCTTCACCTCCGGGACCACCGGTGAGCCCAAGGGCGTCATGCACTCGCACAACACCGTCGTCGCTGCCAACAACCCCCTTCCAGAGCGCCTCGGCATCTCCACCGAGAGCGTCATCCACATGGCTTCGACGCTGGCCCACCTGACCGGATTCCTTTACGGCGCAAGGCTGCCCGTGCAGAACGGCGCCACGGGCATTCTCCAGGACATCTGGGACCCCAAGGAGTTCATCGGCCTCGTCGAGCGACACGGCATCACCTACACGTCGGCCGCGACGCCGTTCCTGCACGACGTCCTGTCCGTGCCGGACGTCAACCAGCACCCGATGAGCACGCTGTCGCGGTTCTGCTGCATGGGCGCCCCGATCCCCCGCGCCCTGGTGAGGCGGGCCAAGGAGCTCCTCCCGAGCATGGCGGTGCTCGGCGGCTGGGGCCAGACCGAGAACGCCCTCGTCACCCTCGGCATCCCGGGCGACCCCGAGGAGAAGGTCGTCGAGACCGACGGCTACCCCTGGCCCGGCATGCAGATCCGGACCGTCGACTTCGACGGCGTGCCGGTACCCGCGGGCACGGAGGGCCGCCTCCAGGTCCAGGGACCGTTCCTCTTCGTCGGCTACGCGAACCGGATGAAGATGACGCAGGACAGCTTCGAGGGGGACTGGTTCGACACCGGCGACCTCGCGATCATCGACGAGGACGGCTACGTCAAGCTGTCCGGCCGCACCAAGGACGTCATCATCCGCGGTGGTGAGAACATCCCGGTCGCCTACGTGGAGAACGCCCTGTACGAGGACCCGCGGATCGAGTCCGTCGCCATCGTCGGCCTGCCCGACCCGCGGCTCCAGGAGCGCGCGGCTGCGGTGGTCACGCTCACCCCGGGCTCGACGCTGAGCTTCGAGGAGATGCAGGTCCTCCTCAAGGAGAAGGGGATCGCCAAGCAGTACTGGCCCGAGCGGCTGGAGGTCATCGATGCCCTGCCCCGCACCGCGAGCGGCAAGATCCAGAAGTTCCAGCTCCGTGACCGCTTCGGGGAGACGTCGTGA
- the narH gene encoding nitrate reductase subunit beta has product MKIMAQMAMVMNLDKCIGCHTCSVTCKQAWTNRAGTEYVWFNNVETRPGLGYPRTYEDQETWEGGWVRKANGRLTLRAGGRWKKLATIFSNPKLPSIEDYYEPWTYDYATLLSSPASSTFPVARPQSLISGKQMNIQWSANWDDDLGGSLEHAAKDPMLKGIEDKVKFEFEQTFMFYLPRICEHCLNPSCAASCPSGAIYKRSEDGIVLVDQDKCRGWRMCVSGCPYKKVYFNHKTGKAEKCTFCYPRIEVGIPTVCAETCVGRLRYIGLMLYDADKVLEAASVENDHDLYEAQRDVFLDPNDPAVAHAAEQAGIPLDWIEAAKKSPVRRLIQDYKVALPLHPEYRTMPMVWYIPPLSPVVDVVRDTGFDAEDKGNLFAAIEALRIPVEYLANLFTAGDVEPVNDVLRKLAAMRSFMRDINLGGDPDASIAEAVGMDAESMYEMFRLLAIAKYDDRYVIPTAHVEQAHGLEELATECPVDFDYEPTTGIFGEGSGDLTPVAVENFRMLEERQKSDELVAGGSKRGRVNLLNWDGKGAPRGLFPHRKKQDR; this is encoded by the coding sequence ATGAAGATCATGGCCCAGATGGCGATGGTGATGAACCTCGACAAGTGCATCGGCTGCCACACGTGCTCCGTCACGTGCAAACAGGCGTGGACCAACCGCGCCGGCACCGAGTACGTCTGGTTCAACAACGTCGAGACGCGTCCCGGTCTCGGCTACCCCCGTACCTACGAGGACCAGGAGACCTGGGAGGGCGGCTGGGTCCGCAAGGCCAACGGGCGCCTGACGCTCAGGGCCGGCGGACGGTGGAAGAAGCTCGCGACGATCTTCTCCAACCCCAAGCTGCCCTCGATCGAGGACTACTACGAGCCGTGGACCTACGACTACGCGACCCTGCTCAGCTCGCCCGCGTCGAGCACGTTCCCGGTCGCGAGGCCGCAGTCGCTCATCAGCGGCAAGCAGATGAACATCCAGTGGTCGGCGAACTGGGACGACGACCTCGGCGGGAGCCTCGAGCACGCCGCCAAGGACCCGATGCTCAAGGGCATCGAGGACAAGGTGAAGTTCGAGTTCGAGCAGACCTTCATGTTCTACCTGCCGCGGATCTGCGAGCACTGCCTCAACCCGAGCTGTGCGGCGAGCTGCCCGAGCGGGGCCATCTACAAGCGCAGTGAGGACGGCATCGTCCTCGTCGACCAGGACAAGTGCCGCGGGTGGCGGATGTGCGTGTCCGGCTGCCCCTACAAGAAGGTCTACTTCAACCACAAGACCGGCAAGGCCGAGAAGTGCACCTTCTGCTACCCGCGCATCGAGGTCGGCATCCCGACGGTCTGCGCGGAGACGTGCGTCGGCCGGCTGCGCTACATCGGCCTCATGCTCTACGACGCCGACAAGGTGCTCGAGGCGGCCTCGGTCGAGAACGACCACGACCTCTACGAGGCCCAGCGTGACGTCTTCCTCGATCCCAACGATCCAGCGGTGGCGCACGCGGCCGAGCAGGCCGGCATCCCGCTCGACTGGATCGAGGCGGCGAAGAAGTCCCCGGTGCGGCGACTCATCCAGGACTACAAGGTGGCCCTGCCGCTGCACCCGGAGTACCGCACCATGCCCATGGTCTGGTACATCCCGCCGCTGTCACCCGTCGTGGACGTCGTGCGTGACACCGGCTTCGACGCCGAGGACAAGGGCAACCTCTTCGCGGCCATCGAGGCGCTGCGCATCCCGGTGGAGTACCTCGCCAACCTCTTCACGGCCGGCGACGTCGAGCCGGTCAACGACGTGCTGCGCAAGCTCGCCGCGATGCGCTCCTTCATGCGCGACATCAACCTCGGCGGGGACCCGGACGCCTCGATCGCCGAGGCGGTCGGCATGGACGCCGAGTCGATGTACGAGATGTTCCGCCTCCTCGCGATCGCGAAGTACGACGACCGCTACGTCATCCCGACGGCCCACGTCGAGCAGGCCCACGGCCTCGAGGAGCTCGCGACCGAGTGTCCCGTGGACTTCGACTACGAGCCGACGACGGGGATCTTCGGGGAGGGATCTGGCGACCTGACGCCCGTCGCGGTCGAGAACTTCCGGATGCTCGAGGAGCGCCAGAAGTCCGACGAGCTGGTGGCCGGCGGCTCGAAGCGAGGCCGCGTCAACCTGCTCAACTGGGATGGCAAGGGGGCCCCGCGGGGCCTGTTCCCGCACCGGAAGAAGCAGGACCGATGA
- a CDS encoding SDR family NAD(P)-dependent oxidoreductase: MNRLEGKIAIVTGAARGLGRGIAERLAAEGAVVVVTDVNADGAQQTATELGGSALGLGCDVSDYGSVAAMVADVKDRFGRVDVLVNNAGWDKAAPFLDLDQDLWPKIIGINLYGVLNTMKAVLPIMAEQGSGSVVNISSDAGRVGSSGEAVYSAAKGGVIAFTKSTAREMARKQVRVNVICPGPSDTQLFAEFAGDNQGLRDALTKAIPLRRLGQPSDVAGAVAYFASDDSVYVTGQTLSISGGLTMS; this comes from the coding sequence ATGAACAGGCTCGAAGGCAAGATCGCCATCGTCACGGGCGCCGCCCGCGGACTCGGCCGCGGCATCGCCGAGCGGCTCGCCGCCGAAGGCGCCGTCGTCGTCGTCACCGACGTCAACGCCGACGGCGCCCAGCAGACCGCCACCGAGCTCGGCGGCTCCGCCCTGGGGCTCGGCTGCGACGTGTCCGACTACGGTTCCGTCGCCGCGATGGTCGCCGACGTGAAGGACCGGTTCGGCCGCGTCGACGTGCTCGTCAACAACGCCGGCTGGGACAAGGCCGCGCCGTTCCTCGACCTCGACCAGGACCTCTGGCCGAAGATCATCGGGATCAACCTCTACGGCGTGCTCAACACGATGAAGGCCGTCCTGCCGATCATGGCGGAGCAGGGCTCCGGGTCGGTCGTCAACATCAGCAGCGACGCCGGCCGGGTCGGCTCGTCCGGCGAGGCGGTCTACTCGGCGGCCAAGGGCGGTGTCATCGCCTTCACGAAGTCGACGGCGCGGGAGATGGCCCGCAAGCAGGTGCGCGTCAACGTCATCTGTCCCGGCCCGTCCGACACGCAGCTCTTCGCCGAGTTCGCCGGCGACAACCAGGGCCTGCGCGACGCCCTGACCAAGGCCATCCCGCTGCGCCGCCTCGGCCAGCCCTCCGACGTCGCGGGCGCAGTCGCCTACTTCGCCTCCGATGACTCCGTATACGTGACGGGCCAGACGCTGAGCATCAGCGGCGGCCTGACCATGAGCTGA
- the narI gene encoding respiratory nitrate reductase subunit gamma has product MSTFLWVIFPYICLAVFVVGHWWRYRYDKFGWTTRSSQLYESRMLRWGSPLFHFGLLGVVGGHVIGLVIPQSWTEAVGMSETLYHWVAVIGGMISGLMVLAGLVILIYRRRTVGPVFSATTPMDKTMYFFLALVIVLGMWNTIASSIFGLGGSEGHAFNYRESVSLWFRQIFYGQPDPGLMANAPLGFQLHALVAFFLFALWPFTRLVHVFSAPLGYVTRPYIVYRSKDEREGTAVGTRAPKRGWERVQ; this is encoded by the coding sequence ATGAGCACCTTTCTCTGGGTGATCTTCCCGTACATCTGCCTGGCGGTCTTCGTCGTCGGCCACTGGTGGCGTTACCGCTACGACAAGTTCGGCTGGACGACCCGCAGCTCGCAGCTCTACGAGTCACGCATGCTGCGGTGGGGTTCGCCGCTCTTCCACTTCGGGCTGCTCGGCGTCGTCGGCGGCCATGTCATCGGGCTGGTCATCCCGCAGTCGTGGACCGAGGCCGTGGGGATGAGCGAGACCCTCTACCACTGGGTCGCCGTCATCGGCGGGATGATCTCCGGCCTCATGGTGCTTGCGGGACTCGTCATCCTCATCTACCGCCGGCGCACCGTGGGTCCGGTCTTCTCCGCCACGACGCCCATGGACAAGACGATGTACTTCTTCCTCGCCCTCGTCATCGTCCTCGGCATGTGGAACACCATCGCCTCGAGCATCTTCGGGCTCGGCGGCAGCGAGGGGCACGCGTTCAACTACCGCGAGAGCGTCTCGTTGTGGTTCCGGCAGATCTTCTACGGCCAGCCCGATCCCGGGCTCATGGCCAACGCCCCGCTCGGGTTCCAGCTGCATGCGCTCGTCGCGTTCTTCCTCTTCGCGCTGTGGCCGTTCACCCGCCTGGTCCATGTCTTCTCGGCCCCGCTCGGCTACGTCACCCGGCCCTACATCGTCTACCGCAGCAAGGACGAGCGCGAGGGAACCGCGGTGGGCACCCGGGCGCCGAAGCGCGGATGGGAACGCGTGCAGTAG
- a CDS encoding enoyl-CoA hydratase-related protein, with protein sequence MSNYEDITYVVEDSAAIVTINRPDRYNAFRAKTVDELIKAFRSAWADHQVRSVILTGAGEKAFCTGGDVKQRAETGDYGPSESGMFEIGYLHKLIRDIPKPVIAAVNGVAVGGGHVLHVLCDVSIAADTARFGQAGPKVGSFDAGFGSAYLARVVGEKKAREIWYWCRIYDAQEALAMNLVNKVVPAAELLAEAKSWAAEISDKSPTAIKFLKQSFNADTDHQAGFSNMAMTALDIFVASEEGMEGAAAFAEKRKPDFGSKVNWH encoded by the coding sequence ATGAGCAACTACGAGGACATCACCTACGTCGTCGAGGACAGTGCCGCGATCGTCACGATCAACCGCCCCGACCGCTACAACGCCTTCCGAGCCAAGACGGTCGACGAGCTCATCAAGGCCTTCCGCAGCGCCTGGGCCGACCACCAGGTGCGCTCGGTCATCCTCACCGGCGCCGGCGAGAAGGCCTTCTGCACCGGTGGTGACGTCAAGCAGCGCGCCGAGACCGGCGACTACGGCCCCAGCGAGTCCGGCATGTTCGAGATCGGCTACCTCCACAAGCTGATTCGCGACATCCCCAAGCCGGTCATCGCTGCCGTCAACGGTGTCGCCGTCGGCGGCGGCCACGTCCTCCACGTCCTCTGTGACGTCTCCATCGCCGCTGACACGGCCCGCTTCGGGCAGGCCGGCCCCAAGGTCGGCTCCTTCGATGCCGGCTTCGGCTCGGCCTACCTCGCCCGCGTCGTCGGGGAGAAGAAGGCGCGCGAGATCTGGTACTGGTGCCGGATCTACGACGCCCAGGAGGCACTGGCGATGAACCTCGTCAACAAGGTCGTCCCCGCCGCCGAGCTGCTCGCCGAGGCCAAGTCCTGGGCGGCAGAGATCTCCGACAAGAGCCCGACGGCGATCAAGTTCCTCAAGCAGTCCTTCAACGCCGACACCGACCACCAGGCCGGCTTCTCCAACATGGCGATGACCGCGCTCGACATCTTCGTCGCCTCCGAGGAGGGCATGGAGGGCGCCGCGGCCTTCGCCGAGAAGCGCAAGCCCGACTTCGGCAGCAAGGTCAACTGGCACTGA
- a CDS encoding acyl-CoA dehydrogenase family protein has protein sequence MHYAFDEDQDTYAHEVRKFAVKTLAPHYQSDDKAAEFRRQLALDMAAMGLTGLRIPEEYGGQEATAVIAGIAAEEVGREDFNAGYLIINTALISDIIVRNATDEQKAAWLPGIASGETIPCICITEPGHGTDAASLELKATPSADATGWTLHGEKTSITLGMASDRAVVLARTGGPGARGVSAFWVDLHHPSVSRSAFDDLGSRAIGRASLHFDGTPVSRADLIGEEGAGFVSVMQGFDYSRAIIGLLCIGAAQASLDEAIQWARDREAFGAPIGTFQGVSFPLAEAATYLKGARHVCFEALWRKDTDQEHSAEAAMAKFWAPKLAADVIHQCLLTIGHIGYSSEHKVGQRLRDVIGLEIGDGTAQVSKLVISRNLLGRKYAP, from the coding sequence ATGCACTACGCGTTCGACGAGGACCAGGACACGTACGCCCACGAGGTGCGCAAGTTCGCGGTCAAGACGCTCGCCCCGCACTACCAGTCCGACGACAAGGCGGCGGAGTTCCGGCGCCAGCTCGCCCTCGACATGGCGGCCATGGGGCTGACCGGGCTGCGCATTCCAGAGGAGTACGGCGGCCAGGAGGCGACCGCGGTCATCGCGGGCATCGCGGCGGAGGAGGTGGGGCGCGAGGACTTCAACGCCGGCTACCTCATCATCAACACCGCGCTGATCAGCGACATCATCGTGCGCAACGCGACGGACGAGCAGAAGGCGGCCTGGCTGCCCGGCATCGCCTCCGGGGAGACCATCCCGTGCATCTGCATCACCGAGCCCGGGCACGGCACCGACGCCGCGAGTCTCGAGCTCAAGGCCACCCCGAGCGCCGACGCGACCGGCTGGACGCTGCACGGCGAGAAGACGTCCATCACCCTGGGCATGGCCTCGGACCGCGCGGTCGTCCTCGCCCGCACCGGCGGACCCGGCGCCCGCGGGGTCAGCGCGTTCTGGGTCGACCTGCACCACCCCTCGGTGAGCCGCAGCGCCTTCGACGACCTCGGCAGCCGGGCCATCGGCCGGGCCAGCCTCCACTTCGACGGCACCCCGGTCAGCCGCGCGGACCTCATCGGCGAGGAGGGTGCCGGCTTCGTCTCGGTGATGCAGGGCTTCGACTACTCCCGGGCCATCATCGGGCTGCTCTGCATCGGGGCCGCGCAGGCCAGCCTCGACGAGGCGATCCAGTGGGCCCGGGACCGCGAGGCCTTCGGCGCCCCGATCGGCACCTTCCAGGGAGTGTCGTTCCCGCTCGCCGAGGCGGCCACCTACCTCAAGGGCGCCCGCCACGTGTGCTTCGAGGCGCTCTGGCGCAAGGACACCGACCAGGAGCACAGCGCCGAGGCGGCCATGGCGAAGTTCTGGGCCCCCAAGCTCGCCGCCGACGTGATCCACCAGTGCCTGCTCACCATCGGGCACATCGGCTACTCCTCGGAGCACAAGGTCGGCCAGCGGCTCCGCGACGTCATCGGCCTCGAGATCGGCGACGGCACGGCACAGGTCTCCAAGCTCGTCATCTCACGAAACCTGCTGGGCCGGAAGTACGCGCCCTGA
- the narJ gene encoding nitrate reductase molybdenum cofactor assembly chaperone, which translates to MNPFRRLAKSQSSRLRDDHLQAAWQAVSLLLDYPSEESVGRHPLIRRAIAPLPDAVRMPLTSFLDHVASQPLQAVQREYVETFDHTRKCCLYLTYFTFGDTRRRGVALVQFKQAFQKSGVELSADELPDHLGVVLEFGATADREAAWKLLGDYRAGIEMLQVALDDRTSPWSAVIEALRATLPELDGDGLTAVARLIEAGPPQEEVGLDGYALDPRLTENPAERHPNPSGALAPVSPPTTRVTESVSLGSTIRVGAPS; encoded by the coding sequence ATGAACCCGTTCCGGCGCCTCGCGAAGTCCCAGTCGTCCCGGCTGCGCGACGACCACCTGCAGGCCGCGTGGCAGGCGGTCTCCCTGCTGCTCGACTACCCGAGCGAGGAGTCCGTCGGCCGGCACCCGCTCATCCGCCGCGCCATCGCTCCGCTTCCCGACGCCGTCCGTATGCCGCTCACCTCCTTCCTCGACCACGTGGCCTCCCAGCCCCTCCAGGCTGTCCAACGCGAGTACGTCGAGACGTTCGACCACACCCGCAAGTGCTGCCTCTACCTCACGTACTTCACGTTCGGTGACACCCGACGTCGTGGCGTGGCGCTCGTGCAGTTCAAGCAGGCGTTCCAGAAGTCGGGGGTCGAGCTGTCCGCGGACGAGCTGCCCGACCACCTCGGGGTGGTCCTGGAGTTCGGCGCGACCGCCGACCGTGAGGCGGCGTGGAAGCTGCTCGGCGACTACCGGGCCGGCATCGAGATGCTCCAGGTCGCCCTGGACGACCGGACCTCACCGTGGTCAGCGGTCATCGAGGCCCTCCGCGCCACGCTGCCCGAGCTCGACGGCGACGGCCTCACTGCGGTCGCCCGCCTCATCGAGGCAGGCCCACCACAGGAGGAGGTCGGTCTGGACGGTTACGCGCTCGACCCACGCCTCACCGAGAACCCGGCCGAGCGGCATCCGAACCCATCCGGGGCGCTGGCCCCGGTGTCCCCCCCGACGACCCGCGTTACCGAGTCCGTCTCCCTCGGCAGCACGATCCGCGTAGGAGCCCCGTCATGA